The Acinetobacter pittii genome contains a region encoding:
- a CDS encoding LysE family translocator: MISWLFIGLVATILLTPGPTNTLLASSGVQVGLRKSVKLIPAEVLGYVISISAWGMLIGKVSSTLPMLPPILKLLSACYIIFLAIKLWHTANQEVELNQPTIRARELFCATLLNPKALLFASAIFPVDAWSNFHIYLIHMMAYLALITPIALFWIFLGSVLASKKVGWLNQTNLQKTASLVLVSFSIPISYSALLNL; the protein is encoded by the coding sequence ATGATTTCATGGCTTTTTATTGGCTTAGTAGCCACAATTTTACTTACTCCTGGTCCAACCAATACACTACTCGCTTCTTCAGGCGTACAAGTAGGTTTAAGGAAGTCAGTAAAACTTATTCCAGCAGAAGTTTTGGGTTATGTGATCTCTATTTCTGCATGGGGAATGCTGATTGGAAAAGTGTCTAGTACACTACCGATGCTGCCGCCTATTCTAAAGCTATTGAGTGCTTGTTATATTATTTTCTTAGCCATTAAGTTGTGGCATACGGCAAATCAAGAAGTTGAATTAAATCAGCCTACGATTCGTGCTCGTGAATTATTCTGTGCAACTTTATTAAACCCAAAAGCCTTACTCTTTGCTTCAGCTATTTTTCCGGTAGATGCATGGAGTAATTTTCATATTTATTTAATTCATATGATGGCTTACTTGGCACTTATTACCCCAATTGCATTGTTCTGGATTTTCTTGGGATCGGTTTTAGCATCTAAGAAAGTGGGTTGGTTAAATCAAACTAACTTGCAAAAAACTGCCTCGCTTGTTTTGGTCAGCTTTTCAATTCCAATTAGTTATTCTGCTTTACTGAACCTTTAA
- a CDS encoding 5'-methylthioadenosine/S-adenosylhomocysteine nucleosidase gives MQFKYCLGVISLCSALFLVGCNDDNSSASQTPTVQEQKQKLQPIIIQGALPVESAHMAAKLQNVTVETIGKSWTFWKGTYNGYPVIISKTRMGMSNSAAATALAIERYKPIAIINQGTAGGHDPDLHVYDIVLGKYATNIGAFRTPKQPVGAGSDSLTWVEAFDVLPTDESNPEPITIRKFEGDQELLMAAHKVRYDKGEVVEGTIGSADVWNNELDRIQFFHQRYGTSVEEMEAASVAQIASQFNVPFLGIRILSNNITNNGAYDPGTGEACQEYVLNVAEEYMKSKLPK, from the coding sequence ATGCAATTTAAATATTGTTTGGGCGTAATCAGTTTATGTAGTGCTTTATTTTTAGTGGGATGTAACGATGACAACTCATCTGCTTCACAAACGCCAACAGTTCAGGAACAAAAACAGAAATTACAGCCGATCATTATTCAGGGTGCTTTACCTGTAGAGTCAGCACACATGGCTGCTAAATTACAAAACGTGACAGTTGAAACTATAGGAAAGAGCTGGACCTTCTGGAAGGGGACCTATAACGGTTATCCAGTGATTATATCTAAAACTCGTATGGGAATGAGTAACTCAGCTGCCGCAACCGCTTTAGCCATTGAACGTTATAAACCGATTGCGATTATTAATCAGGGAACAGCAGGTGGACACGACCCGGATCTACATGTTTACGATATTGTTTTAGGAAAATATGCAACCAATATTGGAGCATTTAGAACGCCTAAACAACCAGTAGGTGCTGGTTCAGACTCACTCACATGGGTTGAGGCTTTTGATGTTTTGCCAACAGATGAATCTAACCCAGAACCGATTACAATACGCAAATTTGAAGGTGACCAAGAGTTATTAATGGCAGCCCATAAAGTTCGTTATGATAAAGGCGAGGTTGTTGAAGGAACGATTGGTTCAGCAGATGTTTGGAATAATGAGCTAGACCGTATTCAATTTTTCCATCAGCGTTATGGTACTTCTGTTGAGGAAATGGAAGCGGCTTCTGTTGCACAAATCGCAAGCCAGTTTAATGTTCCCTTTTTAGGTATTCGAATTTTATCTAATAATATTACCAATAATGGAGCTTATGACCCAGGTACAGGAGAGGCTTGCCAAGAGTATGTGCTTAATGTGGCTGAAGAATATATGAAATCAAAACTACCAAAATGA
- a CDS encoding DUF2062 domain-containing protein, with protein sequence MIMAKHFFQSWLPSPEKVSNMKFLRIFGQKTLNPVLWYVNRKSITRAVFVGTFFGLLPIPFHSVFIVMAVLLFEVNLPISLMLAWLSNPLTLVPILYIGFWFGAHIFHVHMINKEMLLGVLHQISRWITHFGHGHIDFSLAKILMTGLVVEAFVFAIILYICTEIFWRWMVIKNWKSRHRHKKQEEVL encoded by the coding sequence ATGATTATGGCAAAGCACTTTTTTCAATCTTGGCTTCCCTCCCCCGAGAAAGTTTCGAATATGAAATTTCTAAGGATTTTTGGTCAAAAGACCCTTAATCCTGTGCTTTGGTATGTCAATCGGAAATCAATTACCCGAGCTGTTTTTGTCGGAACTTTTTTTGGTTTACTCCCTATTCCTTTTCACAGTGTATTTATTGTGATGGCGGTCTTACTATTCGAAGTAAATTTACCTATTAGCTTAATGCTCGCTTGGTTAAGTAATCCTCTTACTCTAGTTCCGATTCTATATATTGGTTTTTGGTTTGGTGCGCATATTTTTCATGTGCATATGATCAACAAGGAAATGCTACTGGGTGTATTGCATCAAATTTCTCGCTGGATCACTCATTTCGGCCATGGTCATATTGATTTTAGTCTTGCGAAAATCTTGATGACAGGTCTAGTCGTAGAAGCTTTTGTATTTGCCATTATTTTATATATATGCACAGAAATTTTCTGGCGTTGGATGGTCATAAAAAACTGGAAAAGTAGACATCGCCATAAAAAGCAAGAAGAGGTTTTATAA
- the dcd gene encoding dCTP deaminase, translating into MAIKSDRWIREMSEKHGMIEPYAENQVRFDKNGEKLISYGVSSYGYDVRCAREFKVFTNVHSAIVDPKNFDDKSFIDIESDVCIIPPNSFALARTIEYFRIPRNVLTVCLGKSTYARCGIIVNVTPLEPEWEGHVTLEFSNTTNLPARIYAGEGVAQMLFFESDEVCETSYKDRGGKYQGQTGVTLPKT; encoded by the coding sequence ATGGCCATTAAGTCTGATCGTTGGATTCGCGAAATGAGCGAAAAACACGGCATGATTGAACCTTATGCAGAGAATCAAGTCCGTTTTGATAAAAATGGTGAAAAGTTGATTTCCTACGGGGTCTCTAGCTATGGTTATGATGTACGCTGTGCCCGTGAATTTAAGGTTTTTACAAATGTACATTCTGCAATTGTTGATCCAAAAAATTTCGATGACAAAAGTTTTATCGATATTGAGTCTGACGTTTGTATTATTCCGCCAAACTCATTCGCTCTAGCGCGTACAATTGAATATTTCCGTATTCCTCGCAATGTGTTGACTGTATGTCTAGGCAAGTCGACCTACGCTCGTTGCGGTATTATTGTAAATGTGACTCCATTAGAACCTGAATGGGAAGGTCACGTTACTTTAGAATTTTCAAATACAACAAATTTACCTGCACGTATTTATGCAGGGGAAGGCGTAGCGCAAATGCTATTCTTTGAAAGTGATGAAGTGTGTGAAACTTCTTATAAAGACCGTGGTGGTAAATACCAAGGTCAAACAGGTGTTACACTTCCTAAAACATAA
- a CDS encoding DUF6160 family protein has translation MKKNKENHSSKFILNALTTSMLLVSGHAFALEALTDADLSAVNGQDGISIQTTFNEINIDNAYWDDHAGTPSSADQVLRAQAGGIKVQKSNASSQPLSTNYRLDVGSNPTTGKTGLDFSMQSSPSLITVNSFKVCNNSATCSPTMGQLAIQTTSPLNLALTTQDGLFNANSQSSMTLGINNANIYLGQVDARSQLNQLILRNFNFNFVGKGAMLIDPTRGVVLQTNTGTNVAGVGQTPNSTYGYVDFNRVADSASGLTAGTYVDSSGKVTNSGLNIEVMLSSNIDKTNPYALDATNSPQNAKGLIRLGASGRMVNSYLQVRGMDGTSNTTILGTANTASGTSSSNSILGNSGIAFRMKGEFTKDNDSMLGSDGKATTLEIGGAGLNAYGFEFGNLTGLNSATRGYFDSGNIYLNLADTKTLLMPNNATLNAIRLGAGTLTTAADYQHNIHRDTVTNPFSLILAMRGAEFQSFSRRGRFTTSANVAAANQFADNGANNQWGLALPFYNLNANAAVYGLDAPANSAYYYTKDANGKPVRNVVATSGTTSRLGFGIAAGTTGRDATGTKTTSILLIDGSPNANNGGSPTDYYMGLRNIDMFVKGNGSIGLENGSLNISLKEMLLALSTEIAAGYLPGAKYKTCPATGSCTSPIDNFAKNNDVLFGLKLRLGGDLNLSIVPNSSIADGSALTVLGDFTMPATATGNTVQISDPIDGSAIGFDNITGKLAFNTALVVGKDTASGLGKVGVNTAVYFNPDKSIDGALRVKDINFYPPSTGAGARLGELAITGGRLNSSFSIVPRNGTFN, from the coding sequence ATGAAAAAAAATAAAGAAAATCACAGCTCAAAGTTTATTTTAAACGCATTAACAACCAGCATGTTGTTAGTGAGCGGACATGCTTTTGCTTTAGAAGCTTTAACAGATGCTGACTTGAGTGCTGTTAATGGGCAAGATGGGATTTCGATTCAAACGACGTTTAATGAAATCAATATTGATAATGCTTACTGGGATGATCATGCAGGTACACCTAGCAGTGCTGATCAGGTCTTAAGAGCACAAGCAGGCGGGATAAAAGTTCAAAAAAGTAATGCATCTAGTCAGCCTTTAAGTACAAATTATCGGTTAGATGTAGGGAGCAATCCAACTACGGGTAAAACTGGACTCGACTTTTCTATGCAAAGCAGTCCATCACTCATTACTGTAAATAGTTTTAAAGTATGTAATAACTCTGCTACTTGCTCACCGACAATGGGGCAGTTGGCTATTCAAACAACTTCTCCACTAAATTTGGCACTTACCACACAAGACGGTCTATTTAATGCAAATAGTCAGTCAAGCATGACGCTCGGTATTAATAATGCCAATATTTATCTAGGGCAAGTGGATGCGCGCAGCCAGTTAAATCAATTAATTTTAAGAAATTTTAACTTTAATTTTGTTGGGAAAGGGGCAATGTTGATTGACCCAACTCGTGGCGTAGTTTTACAGACAAATACTGGAACTAATGTCGCTGGTGTAGGGCAAACACCGAATAGTACCTATGGCTATGTTGATTTTAACCGCGTAGCAGATTCAGCTTCTGGTTTAACCGCAGGTACATATGTAGATAGCAGTGGGAAAGTAACTAATTCAGGCCTGAATATTGAGGTCATGCTAAGTTCCAATATCGATAAAACAAATCCTTATGCTTTAGATGCAACCAATAGTCCACAAAATGCAAAAGGTTTGATTCGTTTAGGTGCTAGCGGACGTATGGTAAATAGTTATTTACAAGTCCGTGGTATGGATGGTACTTCAAATACAACAATATTAGGTACGGCAAATACCGCTTCGGGTACCAGTTCAAGTAATAGTATTTTAGGTAATTCTGGAATTGCCTTTCGCATGAAAGGTGAATTCACTAAAGATAATGACTCAATGCTAGGTTCTGATGGTAAAGCAACTACTTTAGAAATTGGTGGAGCAGGTCTGAATGCTTATGGTTTCGAATTTGGTAATTTAACAGGCCTTAACTCAGCTACTCGCGGTTATTTCGACAGCGGAAATATTTATTTAAATCTTGCTGATACAAAAACATTATTAATGCCAAACAACGCGACTTTAAATGCAATTCGTTTAGGGGCGGGTACTTTAACAACAGCTGCTGATTATCAACATAACATTCACCGTGATACGGTGACTAATCCATTTAGTTTAATTCTTGCGATGCGTGGAGCAGAGTTTCAGTCATTTTCAAGACGCGGTCGTTTTACGACAAGTGCAAATGTTGCTGCTGCCAATCAGTTTGCAGACAATGGTGCAAATAACCAGTGGGGCTTAGCCTTACCTTTTTATAATTTAAATGCTAATGCTGCTGTATATGGTTTAGATGCACCAGCAAATAGTGCTTATTACTATACCAAAGATGCAAATGGTAAGCCTGTTCGAAATGTTGTGGCGACCTCTGGAACGACTTCTCGTTTAGGTTTTGGTATTGCTGCTGGAACTACGGGACGTGATGCGACTGGAACCAAAACAACCTCAATTTTATTAATTGATGGTTCTCCAAATGCTAATAATGGCGGTAGTCCTACTGATTATTATATGGGATTACGTAATATCGATATGTTCGTTAAAGGCAATGGTAGTATCGGTTTGGAAAATGGCAGTCTCAATATTAGTTTAAAAGAGATGCTACTTGCTTTATCAACAGAAATTGCAGCAGGTTATTTACCGGGAGCTAAATATAAAACTTGTCCAGCGACAGGTTCCTGTACTTCACCTATTGATAATTTTGCCAAAAATAATGATGTCTTATTTGGTTTAAAACTACGTTTAGGTGGTGATCTTAACTTATCAATTGTGCCAAATAGTTCAATTGCAGATGGTAGTGCTTTAACTGTACTGGGTGATTTTACAATGCCTGCGACCGCAACTGGAAATACGGTTCAAATTAGTGATCCGATTGATGGTTCTGCAATTGGCTTTGATAATATTACTGGAAAGCTAGCGTTTAATACTGCTTTGGTTGTGGGTAAAGACACAGCTAGTGGTTTAGGTAAGGTTGGCGTAAATACGGCGGTTTATTTTAACCCTGATAAGAGTATTGACGGCGCGTTACGTGTTAAAGATATTAATTTCTATCCACCCTCAACAGGAGCAGGAGCGCGTTTAGGTGAGCTTGCAATTACGGGTGGACGTTTAAATAGTAGCTTTAGTATTGTGCCTAGAAATGGCACCTTTAACTAA
- a CDS encoding DUF6160 family protein: MKKISTLILALCATVSHAELQTLDNDALEAINGQAGADLSLMLNLNQTANGAFDNGSGGVCENVEFCHIGLAINKRFVQVDPSKPSGWAENSDSGNKLWLVFKGVQGTLNIQKMGLDGADLKYLDKNNTEMIKPAIQLSFSAAQPILIRNFGFNALSIEQDNFTSSTTAQGSSANMYDYAYFKKPTYAATANSANQQVATATPSAYDHGRETGFMGLMMNGNLAIQGKVMVFSCDGSHPRC, encoded by the coding sequence ATGAAAAAAATAAGTACTTTAATCCTCGCTCTTTGTGCAACCGTTAGTCATGCAGAGCTACAAACTTTAGATAATGACGCATTAGAGGCCATAAATGGACAAGCAGGTGCTGATTTATCTTTAATGCTTAATTTAAACCAGACGGCTAATGGTGCATTTGACAACGGTAGTGGTGGTGTTTGTGAGAACGTTGAGTTCTGTCATATAGGTTTAGCGATTAACAAACGTTTTGTACAGGTAGATCCGTCGAAACCAAGTGGTTGGGCTGAAAATAGTGATAGTGGTAATAAACTTTGGCTTGTATTTAAAGGTGTACAAGGCACTTTAAATATTCAAAAAATGGGTTTGGATGGCGCTGATTTAAAGTATTTGGATAAAAACAATACTGAAATGATTAAGCCTGCTATTCAACTGAGTTTTAGTGCAGCACAGCCAATTTTAATTCGTAACTTTGGTTTTAATGCCTTATCAATTGAGCAAGATAACTTTACCAGCTCAACAACAGCGCAAGGGTCCAGTGCAAATATGTATGATTATGCATATTTTAAAAAGCCAACTTATGCAGCGACTGCTAACAGTGCGAACCAGCAAGTAGCTACTGCCACACCATCAGCGTATGACCATGGACGTGAAACTGGTTTTATGGGCTTGATGATGAACGGAAACTTGGCTATTCAAGGGAAAGTCATGGTCTTTAGTTGTGATGGTAGCCATCCTCGTTGTTAA